Proteins encoded by one window of Enterococcus saccharolyticus subsp. saccharolyticus:
- a CDS encoding MFS transporter has product MSKYQRKVLVSTSAGIALENMDIMFLAFSLSSIISTFGISGTQAGLIATVTNLGMLVGGIFFGLMADKYGRVKVFSQTVILFSIASLLMYFASNIYLVYLFRFIAGIGAGGEYGACMSLISETFPKKHLGKAASTAGIGAQVGAMLAAVLASLIIPLYGWKMLYVIGVLPVIMVLFIRRDLKEPEAFEKNKATGRKTSLLELFATPKIAWQTIGLSTMVTVQIAGYFGLMNWLPSIMQARLGLSVSGSSLWMVSTIVGMSIGMMTFGTVMDKIGPRRSFAIFLICSALSVYLLVLANNQWTLIAAAVVVGYFINGMYGGYGAVISRLYPTEVRATANNFIMNLGRAVGGFSSIVIGFLMDNYNLQAVILFLSIIYLISLTVLMTIPGVKELREKA; this is encoded by the coding sequence ATGTCTAAGTATCAACGAAAAGTTTTAGTTTCTACTTCTGCGGGAATCGCATTAGAAAACATGGATATTATGTTTCTTGCGTTTTCACTTTCTTCTATCATTTCAACATTTGGGATTTCAGGCACACAAGCAGGACTAATTGCAACGGTCACCAATTTAGGAATGTTAGTTGGTGGTATCTTTTTTGGGTTAATGGCGGACAAGTATGGTCGTGTCAAAGTCTTTTCTCAAACAGTTATTTTATTTTCGATTGCGTCATTATTAATGTATTTTGCATCAAATATTTATTTAGTGTATTTATTCCGTTTTATCGCTGGAATTGGTGCTGGTGGGGAATATGGGGCATGTATGTCGTTAATTTCTGAAACATTTCCCAAAAAACATTTAGGAAAAGCCGCGTCTACGGCAGGAATTGGTGCCCAAGTTGGTGCCATGCTCGCAGCGGTTTTAGCTTCGTTGATTATTCCCCTTTATGGTTGGAAAATGTTGTATGTGATTGGGGTTTTACCAGTCATTATGGTCTTATTCATTCGTCGTGATTTGAAAGAACCCGAAGCATTTGAGAAAAATAAAGCAACTGGACGTAAGACCAGTTTATTGGAATTATTTGCGACACCTAAAATTGCTTGGCAAACAATTGGTTTAAGTACTATGGTCACTGTTCAAATTGCTGGTTACTTTGGATTAATGAACTGGTTGCCTTCCATTATGCAAGCGCGTTTAGGGTTATCTGTATCGGGTTCTTCTTTATGGATGGTGAGCACCATTGTAGGGATGTCAATTGGTATGATGACGTTTGGGACAGTTATGGATAAAATCGGTCCACGTCGTTCGTTTGCCATTTTCTTGATTTGTTCGGCTTTGTCCGTATATTTATTAGTCTTAGCCAATAATCAATGGACATTGATCGCGGCTGCTGTCGTGGTAGGGTACTTTATTAATGGGATGTATGGTGGATATGGTGCAGTGATTAGTCGTTTGTATCCAACCGAAGTACGCGCAACTGCGAATAATTTTATTATGAATTTAGGTCGTGCGGTGGGTGGTTTTTCTTCGATTGTGATTGGCTTTTTAATGGATAACTACAACTTACAAGCAGTTATTTTGTTCTTATCAATTATCTATTTAATTAGCTTAACTGTTCTTATGACCATTCCAGGTGTGAAAGAATTAAGAGAAAAAGCGTAA